From a single Rhabdothermincola sediminis genomic region:
- a CDS encoding c-type cytochrome, whose translation MTEVPEHLLKRSRDRRAALGLGGEGGGEAATPAAPAAGAEVEPATPTAAAKPAAAAPAEVEPTPPEPLPPYVEAALTRKRIPFWAMPVLAILPVWAILYAGSLSPAKVGQVSQLDLGAQVYAARCASCHGGGGGGGVGRPLAGGEVLKTFPDIESMLEFVAIGSDGIGIGNGYGDPNREGGQHIAGSYNGNKMPAFGEVLTDTELFAVVRHERETLSGEKLEGQAAGPDGTRLTSNGKPYLDAAGQLVTPDGQPLLDASGKLTIEIAQGSPAEPGQPSGR comes from the coding sequence GGCGAGGCCGCGACCCCCGCCGCGCCGGCTGCAGGTGCCGAGGTCGAGCCCGCCACCCCCACCGCGGCGGCGAAGCCCGCGGCCGCGGCACCGGCCGAGGTCGAACCGACCCCGCCGGAGCCGCTCCCCCCCTACGTCGAAGCGGCGCTGACCCGCAAGCGCATCCCGTTCTGGGCCATGCCGGTGCTGGCCATCCTCCCGGTGTGGGCCATCCTCTATGCGGGATCCCTCTCCCCGGCGAAGGTCGGCCAGGTCAGCCAGCTCGACCTCGGTGCACAGGTCTACGCCGCCCGCTGCGCGAGCTGCCACGGCGGTGGCGGCGGCGGCGGGGTCGGCCGCCCCCTGGCGGGGGGCGAGGTGCTCAAGACGTTCCCCGACATCGAGTCCATGCTCGAATTCGTCGCCATCGGCTCCGACGGCATCGGCATCGGCAACGGCTACGGCGACCCCAACCGCGAGGGTGGCCAGCACATCGCCGGCTCCTACAACGGCAACAAGATGCCTGCCTTCGGTGAGGTGCTGACCGACACCGAGCTGTTCGCGGTGGTGCGCCACGAGCGCGAGACCCTCTCGGGCGAGAAGCTCGAGGGGCAGGCTGCGGGCCCGGACGGGACCCGGCTCACCAGCAACGGCAAGCCCTACCTCGATGCCGCGGGGCAGCTCGTGACCCCCGATGGCCAGCCCCTGCTCGACGCCTCCGGCAAGCTCACCATCGAGATCGCGCAGGGCTCCCCGGCCGAACCGGGACAGCCTTCGGGCCGCTAG
- a CDS encoding geranylgeranyl reductase family protein yields the protein MSADHRYDALVIGGGPAGAASAYWLAQAGHDVVVVEKKTFPRDKTCGDGLTPRAVRQLTDMGLAEQLAGYHRYDGLRAIAHGVTLELAWPEHPSYPSYGYVVRRRELDQLVADAAVKAGATLRTGTEALEPLLRDGLVVGAVVRDTERDVTEQVRARYVVVADGANSRFGRALGTSRRRSWPQGMAIRGYYESPRHDDPWIESALDLHDRNGNSLPGYGWIFPVGDGEINVGIGLLSTFRDFKSVNTTHILDEFAATAPAYWGISPETATRPPTGGRLPMGGSIEPKVGPTWIVVGDAAGSINPFNGEGIDYAYETGRLAAGLLDEALTTGDGMALQRYPGLLDAEYGLYFKVARLFARVIGQPALMRELTRAGMQSRTLMEWVLRIMANLLRDDEVGPAEMAYRAAAVIARVIPERG from the coding sequence GTGAGCGCAGACCATCGCTACGACGCCCTCGTGATCGGCGGTGGCCCCGCGGGAGCCGCCAGCGCCTACTGGCTCGCCCAGGCCGGCCACGACGTCGTCGTGGTCGAGAAGAAGACCTTCCCCCGCGACAAGACCTGTGGGGACGGGCTCACCCCACGGGCGGTCCGGCAACTCACCGACATGGGTTTGGCCGAGCAGCTGGCCGGCTACCACCGCTACGACGGTCTGCGCGCCATCGCTCACGGCGTGACCCTGGAGCTCGCCTGGCCCGAACATCCCTCATACCCCTCGTACGGATACGTCGTGCGCCGTCGTGAACTCGACCAGCTCGTCGCCGACGCCGCGGTGAAGGCGGGCGCGACCCTGCGCACCGGCACCGAAGCACTCGAGCCGCTGCTGCGTGACGGGCTGGTCGTCGGGGCGGTGGTGCGGGACACCGAGCGCGACGTCACCGAGCAAGTGCGGGCCCGCTACGTGGTCGTCGCCGACGGAGCGAACTCGCGCTTCGGCCGGGCACTCGGCACGTCCCGCCGCCGCTCCTGGCCCCAGGGCATGGCCATCCGCGGCTACTACGAGAGCCCGCGCCACGACGACCCCTGGATCGAGAGCGCACTCGACCTGCATGACCGCAACGGCAACTCGCTGCCGGGCTACGGCTGGATCTTCCCGGTGGGCGACGGCGAGATCAACGTCGGCATCGGTCTGCTGTCGACCTTCCGGGACTTCAAGTCGGTCAACACCACGCACATCCTCGACGAGTTCGCCGCCACCGCGCCCGCCTACTGGGGCATCTCCCCCGAGACCGCCACGCGCCCCCCGACCGGGGGGCGGCTCCCCATGGGAGGCTCGATCGAACCGAAGGTGGGCCCGACCTGGATCGTCGTCGGCGACGCCGCCGGGTCGATCAACCCGTTCAACGGCGAAGGGATCGACTACGCATACGAGACCGGCCGGCTCGCCGCCGGCCTGCTCGACGAGGCGCTCACCACCGGGGACGGCATGGCGCTGCAGCGCTACCCCGGCCTGCTCGACGCGGAGTACGGCCTGTACTTCAAGGTGGCGCGGCTGTTCGCGAGGGTGATCGGCCAGCCGGCGCTGATGAGGGAGCTGACCCGCGCCGGCATGCAGTCACGAACCCTGATGGAGTGGGTGCTGCGCATCATGGCCAACCTCCTGCGCGACGACGAGGTGGGCCCCGCCGAGATGGCCTATCGGGCTGCGGCCGTGATCGCCCGGGTGATCCCCGAGCGCGGCTGA